In one Dreissena polymorpha isolate Duluth1 chromosome 7, UMN_Dpol_1.0, whole genome shotgun sequence genomic region, the following are encoded:
- the LOC127839515 gene encoding uncharacterized protein LOC127839515 has translation MAAYPVKYPVKSSLKYRLYSPTAMTNAFRAVKEQQMSVCRASIQFGVPTTSLRQRVRGRVDPEVISSGPSPVLSQEEEAMFVDHLKFMASVGYGYTRMEVVNMASEYAVCLHKRDKEHPFSMKWFESFMKRWPELNVSKPRALSLARAKATSQEVVTTYFKELENVLHKHSLMDKPQHIYNVEEKGLQTENSPPFVVGCRETTTPAITSARTATTTVIGCGNALGAQIPPYFVFKGERMREELLEGRTPGAEGTVTPTGWSNREVFESYLQNHFLKYVQGRDKDQPILVLYDGHKSHISLPLINWAKEHNIILFVLPAHTSHILQPLNVGCFGPYQRIFNSECHKFMRHNPSSRITRYNICSLACKAYTHALSPDNFKSAFQKSGIFPFNPTAVDSAHFKPATVYKSKGPSPCNAEPIELHDVQELTVNGSDTCQRDFFVKKMDCIQMKSVDSIKQRRDLSTIVGGKAITEEITVKKIEEHHKNVNLSTDQAKIVKKNPTINKKRKVSATITEKLYKIPKVSKLQDNPNPGQSGLQILPVSDCSDFSLTDDEDDEKCCVCGRFEPIELTNCVSLIFTKWAQCDVEKCGHWTHLQFCCPQRVVRRGDRFCCPCHMAVEE, from the coding sequence GTGTGTAGGGCATCCATTCAATTTGGTGTGCCAACTACTTCACTTAGACAGAGGGTAAGGGGAAGAGTTGATCCAGAAGTGATTTCATCAGGACCCTCTCCCGTTCTGTCCCAAGAAGAAGAAGCCATGTTTGTTGACCATTTAAAGTTTATGGCTAGTGTAGGTTATGGCTACACTCGGATGGAAGTTGTGAACATGGCGTCAGAATATGCGGTTTGCCTACACAAACGCGACAAAGAACATCCCTTCTCCATGAAGTGGTTTGAAAGTTTTATGAAACGGTGGCCAGAACTTAACGTTTCGAAACCAAGAGCTTTGTCGTTGGCTAGGGCTAAAGCAACCAGCCAAGAGGTAGTGACCACCTATTTCAAAGAACTCGAAAATGTTCTACATAAACACAGTTTGATGGACAAACCacaacatatttataatgttgaAGAGAAAGGCCTACAAACAGAAAATTCTCCCCCATTCGTAGTTGGCTGCAGGGAAACCACAACACCAGCTATAACATCAGCTAGAACAGCTACTACCACTGTTATTGGGTGTGGGAATGCTTTGGGAGCACAAATACCACCATATTTTGTATTCAAAGGGGAACGCATGAGGGAGGAACTGCTGGAAGGACGAACACCTGGAGCTGAAGGTACAGTTACTCCCACAGGATGGTCAAACAGAGAAGTGTTTGAAAGTTACCTTCAAAACCACTTTCTCAAATATGTGCAGGGAAGAGACAAGGACCAACCAATATTGGTATTGTATGATGGCCACAAGTCCCACATCTCTTTGCCTTTGATAAACTGGGCAAAAGAGCATAACATCATATTGTTTGTACTGCCAGCCCACACCAGCCATATTTTACAGCCCCTGAATGTTGGTTGTTTCGGCCCTTACCAGCGAATTTTCAACTCTGAATGCCACAAGTTCATGCGTCACAATCCTTCGTCCAGAATTACGAGGTACAACATCTGCTCTCTGGCATGTAAGGCATATACTCATGCTTTGTCCCCTGATAACTTCAAGTCAGCATTTCAGAAATCAGGTATTTTCCCATTCAATCCCACTGCAGTAGATTCTGCCCATTTCAAACCAGCAACAGTATATAAATCTAAAGGTCCATCTCCATGTAATGCAGAGCCCATAGAGTTGCATGATGTACAGGAATTGACTGTCAATGGCTCAGATACATGTCAACGTGATTTTTTTGTGAAGAAAATGGACTGCATTCAAATGAAATCAGTAGACAGTATTAAACAGAGGAGAGATCTAAGTACAATTGTTGGTGGAAAGGCCATCACTGAAGAAATCACTGTCAAAAAAATTGAGGAACAccacaaaaatgtcaatttaagTACAGATCaggcaaaaattgtgaaaaaaaatccaacaataaataaaaagagAAAAGTATCTGCTACAATAACAGAAAAACTGTATAAAATACCGAAAGTGTCCAAACTGCAGGATAATCCCAACCCAGGCCAATCTGGACTTCAAATCCTTCCAGTCTCCGACTGCAGTGATTTTAGTTTAactgatgatgaggatgatgaaaaGTGTTGTGTTTGTGGAAGGTTCGAGCCTATCGAACTGACCAATTGTGTGTCactcatatttacaaaatgggCACAGTGTGATGTAGAGAAATGTGGTCACTGGACACATTTACAGTTTTGTTGTCCGCAAAGAGTTGTGAGAAGAGGTGATCGCTTCTGCTGTCCATGTCACATGGCAGTGGAAGAGTAG